A genome region from Leptodactylus fuscus isolate aLepFus1 chromosome 6, aLepFus1.hap2, whole genome shotgun sequence includes the following:
- the CDON gene encoding cell adhesion molecule-related/down-regulated by oncogenes, which translates to MHLGLWHPLLCLSFLLLSTRADSDVTLRFLSEPLSTVQKPRSVVTLLCSAELTRLQISWLFNGELLDKRQSQDVDVRSGHLTISSLAPQHVGQYQCMMNSSAGSIISAPASVSMAYLEDFTNSSKVTVVAEEGSSVIINCSAPHSVPRAQIHYKVKGKWLYHSADKYVILPSGNLQILNVSLEDQGPYRCAAYNPMTYQRKISPSVYRLSISDPSHEDTNVVQRVSTHKLSLHLHDSVTLECASGKASDFHVRWYKDGHDATADKRRKLWYTHLVIEDLEAMDGGNYSCHLGHGPSEISLVNYTVTILELPYIYHPPEDQSVLLGSEVNFICEAQGNPPPNITWLHNAKTLSPSPHIHPQGSKLHIANAMVEDSGMYQCMVDNGVGVVQSAARLHVQSESGSTPTIVSPPSSVSVVNGDWVTLTCNATGHPTPFIRWFDSNGAISSHPSQILRPKPRKTSQSKTAASSSQDPAHVIMSQAGSSSLYIPAVTVQHAGKYVCEASNQFGWTRAEATLTVVPYEMSTIRLEVAPSGITESPEVPASARTVPTDSPVNGAMLPEAPIILSQPQATKPDMYLLMWRSGRDGGLPINAYFVRYRKLDDDGNVVGSWHSIRVPASENEFSLSELEASSLYEVLMVARNAAGEGQPAMLTFRTSKEKSSSSKNTQAPSPPVGGRKQVTPHESFNSNFGLVHSSVPEAPDRPTISTASETSVYVTWIPRANGGSPITSFKVEYKKIETPWMTAAENIPPSKLSVEVSNLEPGAMYKFRVIAINAYGESRRSAVSRPYQVPGYSSRLPNPLIVGPRIDHTEAVTDTQIMLKWTYIPANNNNTPIQGFYIYYRPTDSDNDSDYKRDMVDGTKQRHLISHLQPETSYDIKMQCFNERGASDYSNVMMCETKARRSPGASEYPLLELSTPAPIERGGSGSASSSSTLARSGDMLYVIVGCVLGGMVLILMTFIAICLLKHRQQSLLHKFEPPGYLYQGSDLNGQMIEYTTLPGTSLINGNIHGGYMGNGTITNGCPHMHHNIHNGVNGILNGELYSTCPNSLKGSCPDYEHLSHNISNGGGIYSSVPQTDPSECRNCRNCCNNNRCFNKINDSYSSNGNARTTYQEETQETTPLSPVSMNLSSEEPDCVTPSEMELKEKDVQTTPYSSHHEIKDMCHEDDGCSSTEEDGSIISPTPIVLPMVVLSNCDENKTRTLNNSTNNLHQQLPIPEA; encoded by the exons ATGCATCTTGGGCTGTGGCATCCCCTGCTTTGTCTCTCATTTCTCCTACTGTCCACAAGGGCAGATTCAG ATGTGACACTTCGCTTTCTGTCTGAACCCCTTTCCACGGTCCAGAAGCCCAGGAGCGTGGTGACATTGCTATGTTCTGCAGAATTAACACGGCTACAAATCTCATGGTTATTTAATGGAGAATTGTTGGATAAAAGACAAAGCCAGGATGTAGATGTTCGTTCTGGACACTTGACCATCTCGTCTCTTGCTCCCCAGCATGTTGGACAATATCAGTGCATGATGAATTCTAGCGCTGGGTCTATAATAAGTGCGCCTGCATCTGTATCTATGGCAT ATTTGGAAGATTTTACAAATTCTTCAAAAGTCACAGTGGTGGCTGAAGAAGGAAGTAGCGTGATTATTAACTGCAGTGCTCCCCATAGTGTTCCCCGCGCTCAGATCCATTATAAAGTGAAAGGGAAATGGCTGTACCATTCAGCAG ATAAGTACGTGATCTTACCGTCAGGAAATCTTCAAATTTTGAATGTTTCATTGGAGGACCAAGGACCCTACAGATGTGCAGCCTATAATCCAATGACTTATCAGCGGAAAATAAGCCCCTCGGTCTACAGGCTGTCTATAAGTG ATCCATCTCATGAGGATACCAATGTTGTGCAGCGGGTCAGCACACACAAGTTGTCTCTACACCTCCATGACTCTGTAACTCTGGAATGTGCAAGTGGGAAAGCAAGTGACTTCCATGTGCGTTGGTATAAAGATGGTCATGATGCTACGGCAGATAAGCGGAGGAAACTGTGGTACACCCATCTAGTGATTGAGGATTTGGAAGCCATGGATGGGGGTAACTACTCCTGTCATCTAGGGCATGGTCCTTCAGAAATTTCGCTTGttaattatacagtcaccattctTG AACTTCCCTATATTTATCATCCCCCTGAGGACCAATCTGTGCTGCTAGGTAGCGAGGTCAACTTTATCTGCGAAGCTCAGGGTAATCCTCCTCCCAATATTACCTGGCTGCACAACGCCAAGACGCTTTCTCCGTCCCCACACATCCACCCACAGGGGAGCAAACTCCACATTGCTAATGCGATGGTGGAGGACTCTGGAATGTATCAGTGTATGGTGGATAATGGAGTAGGGGTCGTACAGTCTGCAGCAAGACTCCATGTACAATCAG AATCAGGCTCCACACCCACCATTGTGTCACCACCTTCAAGTGTGAGTGTTGTGAATGGAGACTGGGTGACTCTGACCTGCAATGCCACCGGTCACCCTACACCCTTCATCCGCTGGTTTGACAGCAACGGAGCTATCAGTAGTCATCCTTCCCAAATCCTGCGTCCTAAACCTCGCAAGACATCGCAGTCAAAGACTGCAGCCAGTTCCAGCCAGGACCCTGCGCATGTGATCATGTCTCAGGCTGGATCCAGCTCCTTGTATATTCCAGCAGTCACAGTACAGCATGCTGGGAAATATGTCTGCGAGGCATCTAATCAGTTTGGCTGGACACGAGCAGAAGCCACTTTGACGGTTG TACCCTATGAGATGAGCACAATCCGTTTGGAGGTTGCCCCCTCTGGTATTACTGAGAGTCCTGAAGTCCCAGCATCTGCCAGAACTGTCCCCACAGACAGTCCTGTAAATGGTGCCATGCTGCCTGAAGCTCCTATCATTCTCAGCCAACCACAGGCCACCAAGCCAGACATGTATTTGTTGATGTGGCGATCAGGACGGGATGGCGGTCTACCAATAAATGCATACTTTGTGCGTTATCGGAAG TTGGATGATGATGGAAATGTGGTGGGATCTTGGCATTCTATCCGTGTGCCAGCCAGCGAGAATGAGTTCTCTCTCTCAGAATTGGAAGCTTCTAGCCTATATGAGGTGCTGATGGTGGCCAGGAATGCTGCAGGCGAGGGTCAACCTGCAATGCTCACATTCCGAACCAGCAAAG AGAAGAGCTCATCTTCCAAGAACACCCAGGCTCCTTCCCCTCCAGTTGGTGGACGTAAGCAAGTCACTCCGCATGAAAGCTTCAACTCCAATTTTGGGCTggtgcacagcagtg TCCCTGAAGCCCCTGACCGTCCCACCATCTCCACTGCATCTGAGACCTCTGTATACGTGACCTGGATCCCAAGAGCAAACGGAGGCTCCCCAATAACCTCCTTTAAAGTTGAGTATAAGAAAATTGAGACGCCTTGGATGACTGCTGCAGAGAACATTCCCCCATCTAAGCTGTCCGTTGAGGTTTCCAATTTGGAGCCAG GAGCAATGTATAAATTCCGGGTCATCGCCATTAATGCTTATGGGGAGAGTCGCCGTAGTGCAGTGTCCCGACCTTATCAAGTACCAGGATACAGCAGCCGTCTCCCCAACCCCCTGATTGTTGGTCCTCGTATTGACCACACAGAGGCAGTGACGGACACACAGATCATGCTGAAGTGGACG TACATTCCTGCGAACAATAACAACACCCCCATCCAAGGCTTCTACATCTACTACCGTCCCACGGACAGCGACAATGACAGCGACTACAAGAGGGATATGGTGGATG GAACAAAGCAGCGACACCTGATAAGTCACCTGCAGCCAGAGACGTCTTATGATATCAAAATGCAATGCTTCAATGAGCGGGGTGCAAGTGACTACAGTAATGTCATGATGTGTGAGACTAAAG CCCGTAGGAGCCCTGGAGCCTCAGAGTACCCATTGTTAGAGCTCAGTACACCAGCTCCTATAGAGCGAGGTGGATCGGGCAGCGCCAGCTCTTCTAGTACACTGGCACGGAGCGGAGACATGCTTTATGTGATCGTAGGATGTGTATTGGGTGGAATGGTCCTGATCCTGATGACCTTCATTGCTATCTGTCTCCTGAAACATCGGCAGCAGAGCCTCTTGCACA AGTTTGAGCCTCCTGGCTACCTTTACCAAGGGTCAGATCTTAATGGCCAAATGATTGAATATACAACTTTACCAGGAACAAGCCTTATAAATGGAAACATTCATGGAGGATATATGGGAAATGGAACCATCACTAATGGCTGCCCACACATGCATCATAATATCCATAATGGAGTGAATGGAATCCTAAATGGAGAATTATATTCAACCTGTCCTAATTCTCTTAAGGGATCTTGTCCTGACTACGAACACTTGTCCCATAATATTTCCAAT GGTGGTGGTATATATTCATCTGTACCCCAGACAGACCCCTCAGAGTGCCGAAACTGCAGAAACTGCTGCAACAATAATAG GTGTTTTAACAAAATCAATGACTCTTACAGCAGCAATGGTAATGCCAGGACTACATACCAAGAGGAGACCCAAGAAACCACACCACTTAGTCCTGTGTCCATGAATTTGTCATCTGAAGAACCTGACTGTGTAACACCATCAGAGATGGAACTTAAAGAAAAGGATGTACAGACAACACCATATTCCTCACACCATGAAATAAAGGACATGTGTCATGAAG ATGACGGTTGTTCCAGTACAGAAGAAGATGGGAGCATCATATCGCCAACACCAATTGTCCTCCCCATGGTGGTCTTAAGTAACTGTGATGAGAACAAAACTCGGACGTTAAACAACTCGACCAACAACCTTCACCAGCAGTTGCCAATACCAGAGgcatga